The proteins below are encoded in one region of Stieleria sp. JC731:
- a CDS encoding family 43 glycosylhydrolase: MTTNRSHKFSPHICHIRCFAAMFFAFYASTSLLQAEDVLGTQTNQRFSAASDTEYALEYLLYLPQEYDSKRDEGFPLVLFLHGAGERGDDLAKVKTHGPPKLIESGKHFPFVLISPQCPKDQTWDASALSSLLDEITTNYNVDVDRVYLTGLSMGGYGTWDLGLSEPERFAALAPICGGGNLLDVLLVPESRKEIFGKLPVRVYHGAKDPVVPLSESERMVAGMKHHGASDIELTIYPEASHDSWTQTYEDPKFFEWMLEQKRPSNPQQLAGNPVFKGWYADPEGIIFDDTYWIFPTYSAPYNRQTFFDCFSSQDLVHWRKHSRILDTAEIKWAQRAMWAPSIIQMGDQYFLFFGANDIQNDQTLGGIGVAVADHPAGPYKDHLGKPLVDKFHNGAQPIDQFVFKDADGTHYLIYGGWRHCNIARLNDDFSGFIPFDDGSTFKEITPEGYVEGPFMFIRNGKYYFMWSEGGWTGPNYSVAYAIADSPFGPFKRIDKVLKQDPEIATGAGHHSVIHVPGSDDYYAVYHRRPLNETDGNSRVVCIDRMEFDEEGFIKSIRITNEGVQAREID, translated from the coding sequence ATGACAACGAATCGCAGCCACAAATTCTCACCCCACATTTGCCACATTCGCTGCTTCGCGGCGATGTTCTTCGCTTTCTATGCCAGCACCAGCTTGCTTCAGGCAGAAGACGTTTTGGGAACACAAACCAATCAGCGTTTTAGTGCCGCATCGGACACCGAGTACGCATTGGAGTATTTGCTGTACCTCCCACAAGAATATGACTCCAAACGAGACGAAGGCTTTCCGCTCGTTTTGTTTCTGCATGGTGCCGGAGAGCGTGGCGACGATTTGGCAAAGGTCAAAACACATGGACCGCCCAAGCTGATCGAATCGGGCAAACATTTCCCCTTCGTTCTAATCTCGCCTCAGTGTCCGAAAGACCAGACTTGGGACGCGTCTGCGCTTTCAAGTTTGCTTGATGAGATCACGACGAATTACAACGTCGATGTTGATCGAGTCTATCTGACAGGACTCAGCATGGGCGGCTACGGAACTTGGGATTTGGGGCTCTCTGAACCGGAGCGGTTCGCAGCCCTCGCACCGATCTGTGGTGGAGGCAACTTGCTTGACGTTCTGTTGGTTCCTGAGTCTCGCAAAGAGATTTTCGGGAAGCTTCCCGTACGCGTGTACCACGGTGCAAAAGATCCCGTTGTCCCACTGTCCGAGTCAGAGCGGATGGTTGCAGGAATGAAACATCACGGGGCGTCGGATATTGAATTGACAATCTATCCGGAAGCTTCACACGACTCGTGGACCCAGACATACGAGGATCCAAAGTTTTTCGAATGGATGCTGGAGCAGAAGCGACCATCCAATCCACAGCAACTCGCTGGCAACCCGGTATTCAAAGGTTGGTACGCTGACCCGGAAGGAATCATTTTCGACGATACCTACTGGATCTTTCCAACCTACTCTGCTCCCTACAACCGACAAACGTTCTTTGATTGCTTTTCATCGCAAGACCTTGTCCATTGGCGTAAGCACTCGCGCATCCTTGATACTGCCGAAATCAAATGGGCGCAGCGAGCGATGTGGGCGCCGTCGATCATTCAAATGGGCGACCAGTACTTCCTGTTCTTCGGTGCGAACGACATTCAAAACGATCAAACGCTAGGCGGAATTGGTGTCGCCGTGGCCGATCATCCGGCAGGACCGTACAAGGATCACTTGGGTAAGCCGCTGGTGGACAAGTTCCACAACGGAGCGCAGCCGATCGACCAGTTTGTTTTCAAAGACGCAGACGGAACACACTATCTGATCTATGGCGGTTGGCGTCACTGCAACATCGCTCGTCTGAATGATGACTTCAGTGGATTCATCCCGTTCGACGATGGCAGCACGTTTAAAGAGATCACACCGGAAGGATACGTCGAAGGGCCGTTCATGTTTATCCGAAACGGCAAGTACTACTTCATGTGGTCCGAAGGCGGTTGGACCGGTCCGAACTATAGTGTCGCTTATGCGATCGCCGATTCACCGTTCGGCCCTTTCAAGCGGATCGATAAAGTCTTGAAGCAGGATCCCGAGATCGCAACCGGTGCAGGCCACCACTCGGTGATTCATGTGCCTGGTTCCGATGACTACTATGCCGTTTACCATCGCCGACCGTTAAATGAGACCGATGGGAATTCGCGAGTTGTCTGCATCGATCGGATGGAATTCGATGAAGAAGGATTTATCAAGTCGATTCGGATCACGAACGAAGGTGTTCAGGCTCGTGAGATCGACTGA
- a CDS encoding HAD-IA family hydrolase — protein sequence MNSDQFSTLIDKTPFLIFDLDGTLVDSSASVRRAWRDFAARHQVPEADIFAISEGRQGHAVISELRPDLDAMAEDRLLIDFQTRDASDVVEVPGASDLLGDLDPQRWGIVTSCTKRLAMARLTAAQLPIPPLFITADDTLHSKPHPEGFQMAMRLADKDPSECVVFEDSKAGIEAAINAGIQVVQITHASHAYVDTQIPSVPDWSKYRKRNAA from the coding sequence ATGAATTCAGATCAGTTCTCCACGTTGATCGACAAAACCCCGTTTTTGATCTTTGATTTAGATGGGACTCTCGTCGATTCTTCTGCGAGTGTCCGCAGAGCATGGCGAGATTTTGCTGCGCGGCATCAAGTACCCGAAGCGGACATCTTTGCGATTTCAGAGGGACGACAAGGACACGCGGTGATTTCAGAGTTGCGGCCTGACCTGGACGCGATGGCGGAAGATCGATTGCTGATTGACTTTCAAACTCGTGATGCCAGTGACGTTGTCGAAGTCCCGGGAGCAAGCGATCTGCTTGGCGATCTTGATCCCCAGCGTTGGGGTATCGTTACCTCATGTACGAAGCGTCTCGCGATGGCAAGGCTGACTGCGGCTCAGCTGCCGATTCCCCCACTGTTCATCACTGCGGACGACACGTTGCACAGTAAGCCTCATCCCGAAGGCTTTCAGATGGCGATGCGTTTGGCCGACAAGGACCCATCGGAATGTGTTGTATTCGAGGATTCCAAAGCGGGAATTGAAGCGGCGATCAACGCGGGGATTCAAGTCGTACAGATCACACACGCTTCACATGCCTATGTCGATACGCAAATACCTAGCGTGCCTGATTGGTCGAAATATCGAAAGCGGAATGCCGCATAA
- a CDS encoding DUF1549 and DUF1553 domain-containing protein, with protein sequence MVANISSRFSKLASAFSFSVLLSVLSANSPAVAQQLAGLPPQIKLYGSEARQTVSLVHMRNDQFSAQLTSDERDRAEFSIDEERVATFDGKLVHAVSNGSTVLRCKVDDQTIEIPITVSMADQPHQWSFRNEVQSVLAKAGCSMGACHGALAGKGGFRLSLRGYDPEHDYNTIVREARGRRVELSDPGRSLLLAKPTGALPHKGGLRLKTESRNYNIIAEWIAQGAEGPNEADARLQRISVFPPIATLATGDQSQILVQAHYDDGRVVDVTQLAKFSATDESVASVDENGLATVTGSGEGAVLVWFGSKVVLARMIVPFDFEIANDIYDDSPRRNFIDVVNLDQLQRLRLKPSGRCSDEVFLRRSTLDTIGRLPTIEEQDRFFAEPAQTRRDLWIEQLLASEDYVSYWTYKWSDVLLINGTRLRPVAVKTYYQWVRERVQANQPWDQFVREILTAKGRSDENGATNFYALHQSPEDMTENACQAFLGLSIGCAKCHNHPLEKWTNDQYYSMANLFARVRAKGWGGDGRNGDGLRTLFVSATGDLVQPNRGRPQPPAPLDAPPIDIDDPTDRRVVLADWLTSPENPYFARAICNRVWENFFSRGLVEQVDDLRLSNPASNEALLDALADYVVEVDFDLKQLMRTMLQSETYQRSSVALPENAAESKYHSRYYPRRLMAEVLLDSIDQVLGTTSSFNEIAFPGADKQKTDFYSSGTKAIELYDSSVDSYFLKTFGRNPREITCECERSDEPSMVQVLHLSNGDTLNPKLASESNVISTAIAQGQTNVEFVDKMFRRAYARGPNEQERATLLSVLKEYGDSGADESSKETSDRRTALEDAAWSILTSAEFTFNY encoded by the coding sequence ATGGTCGCAAACATTTCCTCCCGCTTTTCAAAATTGGCCTCGGCATTTTCGTTCAGCGTATTGCTGTCCGTCTTATCAGCCAACTCACCAGCGGTTGCTCAACAGCTCGCCGGGCTTCCTCCTCAGATTAAGTTGTATGGAAGCGAAGCCCGACAGACCGTCTCGCTCGTTCACATGCGCAATGATCAGTTTTCGGCTCAACTGACAAGCGATGAACGAGACCGGGCAGAGTTCAGCATCGACGAAGAACGCGTTGCGACCTTCGATGGAAAACTAGTCCACGCGGTGTCCAACGGCAGCACCGTTCTGCGTTGCAAAGTCGACGACCAGACAATCGAAATCCCGATCACGGTTTCGATGGCAGACCAACCGCATCAGTGGAGCTTTCGCAATGAAGTTCAGTCGGTGCTTGCCAAAGCAGGTTGCAGTATGGGTGCCTGCCATGGGGCCTTGGCGGGCAAAGGTGGCTTTCGGCTTTCATTACGGGGCTACGACCCCGAGCACGACTACAACACGATTGTTCGTGAAGCTCGTGGACGCCGTGTCGAACTTTCTGATCCCGGACGGAGCCTGTTGCTGGCGAAACCGACCGGCGCGCTGCCTCACAAAGGTGGTTTGCGTCTCAAGACAGAATCCAGGAACTACAACATCATCGCCGAATGGATCGCACAAGGTGCTGAAGGTCCAAACGAAGCAGACGCCCGACTTCAAAGGATCAGTGTCTTTCCGCCGATCGCGACACTGGCCACCGGTGACCAATCACAAATCCTTGTTCAAGCCCACTACGATGACGGTCGAGTCGTCGATGTGACGCAGTTGGCGAAGTTTTCAGCGACCGATGAATCAGTTGCATCAGTCGACGAGAACGGACTTGCGACCGTGACCGGAAGCGGTGAAGGTGCGGTCCTGGTATGGTTCGGAAGTAAAGTCGTATTGGCGCGTATGATTGTTCCGTTCGACTTTGAAATCGCGAACGATATCTACGACGATTCACCTCGCCGAAATTTCATCGATGTCGTCAATCTTGACCAACTGCAACGCCTGCGATTGAAGCCATCGGGTCGATGCAGTGATGAAGTCTTCTTGCGTCGAAGCACGCTCGATACGATCGGCAGGCTCCCGACGATTGAGGAACAAGATCGTTTCTTTGCCGAACCTGCTCAAACACGTCGAGACCTTTGGATCGAACAACTTCTCGCAAGCGAAGACTATGTTTCCTATTGGACGTATAAATGGTCCGATGTATTGCTGATCAATGGCACACGGCTACGCCCGGTCGCGGTAAAGACCTATTATCAATGGGTTCGTGAACGGGTCCAAGCGAACCAACCCTGGGATCAATTCGTTCGCGAAATCCTGACCGCAAAGGGTCGAAGTGATGAAAACGGCGCGACGAACTTTTACGCCTTGCATCAGTCCCCCGAAGACATGACCGAAAACGCCTGCCAAGCGTTCCTGGGACTATCCATCGGTTGCGCCAAATGCCACAACCATCCGTTGGAAAAATGGACCAACGACCAGTACTACTCGATGGCTAACTTGTTCGCCCGAGTTCGTGCCAAAGGTTGGGGAGGCGATGGACGCAACGGCGATGGGCTACGCACGCTGTTTGTTTCCGCCACTGGCGATTTGGTCCAACCGAATCGTGGCCGCCCGCAACCACCCGCCCCACTCGATGCGCCCCCAATCGATATCGACGACCCGACAGACCGAAGAGTCGTCTTGGCAGATTGGTTGACTTCACCTGAAAATCCGTATTTCGCACGTGCGATCTGCAATCGTGTTTGGGAAAACTTCTTCAGTCGCGGATTGGTTGAGCAGGTCGACGATTTAAGGCTTAGCAACCCCGCATCAAATGAAGCCTTACTTGACGCCTTGGCCGACTACGTTGTCGAAGTCGACTTCGACTTGAAGCAACTGATGCGCACCATGTTGCAAAGCGAAACGTATCAACGCAGTAGTGTTGCTCTGCCAGAAAACGCAGCCGAATCGAAGTACCACAGTCGGTACTACCCGCGCCGATTGATGGCTGAAGTTTTGCTTGACTCCATCGACCAAGTCCTGGGTACAACGTCTTCGTTCAACGAAATCGCATTCCCCGGTGCCGACAAACAAAAGACGGACTTCTATTCATCGGGAACCAAAGCGATCGAACTCTATGACTCATCCGTCGATTCTTATTTCTTAAAGACATTTGGCCGCAATCCGCGCGAGATCACATGCGAATGTGAACGCAGCGACGAACCAAGTATGGTGCAGGTATTGCACCTATCAAACGGAGACACATTGAATCCGAAACTGGCGAGCGAATCGAACGTGATCTCCACTGCGATAGCACAGGGACAAACCAACGTCGAGTTTGTCGATAAGATGTTTCGTCGCGCCTACGCTCGTGGCCCGAACGAACAAGAGCGTGCAACTCTTTTGTCTGTACTGAAAGAGTATGGAGACAGCGGCGCCGATGAATCATCCAAAGAAACAAGCGATCGACGAACCGCGCTAGAAGACGCGGCATGGAGTATTTTGACGAGCGCTGAGTTTACTTTTAACTATTGA